A region from the Hydra vulgaris chromosome 10, alternate assembly HydraT2T_AEP genome encodes:
- the LOC136086129 gene encoding general transcription factor II-I repeat domain-containing protein 2B-like, whose amino-acid sequence MVKYITASGVQEELLELLPMKGQTRGENIAESVLKCLETKNINIERIVSIATDEAPSMIAKNKGVIKLFSSHVSHEIISFHCILHKEALVAKSLGPTSQLKNVMEIIVPIVNFIRTKLLNHRIFTALLEKMDFIHKELVTFTAVRWLSREKTLKRFSECLSEITKFLAVKNFNEEHCKLLKNPFFFFFKQLRFQQGCKQPLINVGSYWNKKDEDCRAR is encoded by the coding sequence ATGGTCAAATACATAACAGCTTCCGGTGTACAAGAGGAACTTCTTGAATTGTTGCCTATGAAGGGACAAACGAGAGGGGAAAATATTGCAGAATCAGTTTTGAAATGtttggaaacaaaaaatataaacattgagCGTATAGTATCCATTGCAACTGATGAAGCACCTTCTATGATTGCAAAAAACAAAGGCGTTATCAAACTATTTTCCAGTCATGTTTCTCATGaaattatttcatttcattGTATCTTACATAAGGAAGCTTTGGTTGCAAAATCTTTAGGACCAACATCACAGCTGAAAAATGTAATGGAAATCATTGTGCCCATAGTAAATTTCATTCGAACAAAATTGTTAAATCACAGAATCTTTACAgcattgttagaaaaaatggaTTTTATACATAAAGAACTAGTTACATTCACAGCTGTACGTTGGTTGTCaagagaaaaaactttaaaacgaTTTTCTGAATGCTTAAgtgaaataacaaaatttttagctgttaaaaattttaatgaagaaCATTGCAAACTATTAaagaatccttttttttttttttttaaacaacttcgcttccaacaaggctgcaagcaaccactaattaatgttggaagttactggaataaaaaagatgaagattgtagagcaagataa